Genomic window (Pseudomonas hydrolytica):
ATGCGCGCTACGACTACATCCTCAACAACCTGCGCCTGAAGCAGGCCGCCGGCACTCTCAGCCCGGCCGACCTGGAAGCGCTGGGCAGCTTCCTCAAGCCGGACTACAACCCGGACGAGGACTTCCTGCCGCCGGATCTGGCCTCGGCCGCCGAGTCGCGCCTGCAGGGCAATCCGGATTTCTGAGCCGCTTGCGCAACGAAAAAAGCCCGACTTCGTGTCGGGCTTTTGCTTTACAGGCGGCGTGCCACCCGCAGGGTGCGCCGTGTGCACCAGGGATCAGATGCCGGTGGCAAGGCCTGGACGGCCCCGCGCCACCCTACATGAGGCGGCGCAAGCCCTCCAGCAGCCTGTCCAGCGCGCCCTGGTTGGCCCGCAGCACCTGCAGGCCGGCCTCGCGCATGCGCTCGGCGCGATCCGGTTCGCGCCATAGCGCCTCGACCTCGTCGGCCAGGTCGGTGGCGTCCTGCACCTCGCCCAGCGCGCCGGCCTCGCGCAGTTGTGCGGCGATCTCGAGGAAGTTGAACAGATGCGGGCCGCTTAGCACCGGCTTGCCCAGGGCTGCCGGCTCCAGCAGGTTGTGCCCGCCGTTGGCCACCAGGCTGCCGCCGACGAACGCCACGTCGGCCAGCGCATAGAGAAACAGCAGCTCGCCCATGGTGTCGCCCAGCAGCACCTGGTCGCCGGCCTGCACGGCTTCGCCGCTGGAGCGCCGGCGCGTCGTCAGGCCCAGGTTCAGGCACAGCTCATGCACCGCGTTGAAGCGCTCGGGGTGGCGCGGCACCAGGATCAGCAGGGCGTCCGGCCTGGCGAGCAGGAGCTGCCGATGGGCGGCCAGGATGATCTCGTCTTCGCCGGCGTGGGTGCTGGCGGCGATCCACAGCGGGCGCCGCTCGGCCTGCCACTGGTGGCGCAGTTCGCTGGCGCGGCGGGGCAGCTCGGCATCGATCTTCAGGTCGAACTTGATCGAGCCGGTCACCTCCACGCAGTTCGGGCGTGCGCCCAGATCGAGAAAGCGCTCGGCCTCGGCCTGGGTCTGCACCGCGATCAGCGACAGCTCGGCGAGCATCGGCGCGGTGAGTTTGCGCAAGCGCGCATAACCGCGTGCCGAACGCTGCGACAGCCGCGCATTGGCCAGGGCTACGGGAATGCCGCGTTTGGCGCACTGGTGGATATGGTTGGGCCACAGTTCGGTTTCCATCACCACCGCCAGGCGTGGTTGCACGCGCTGGAGAAAACGCGACGCGGCCCAGGGCAGATCGTAGGGCAGGTAGCAGTGCTGCACGCTGTCGCCGAACAGCGCCTGGATGCGTTCGGAGCCGGTCGGCGTCATGCAGGTGACGGTGATCGGCAGGTCCGGATAATGCGCCTGCAGCGCGCGGATCATTGGCGCGGCGGCGATGCTTTCGCCCACCGATACGGCATGCACCCAGATGCCGCCCGGCTTCATCGCCGGCAGGCCGAAGGAGAAGCGCTCCCGAACGCGCCGCGCATAGGCGGGTGCCTTGCGCGCACGCAAGGCCAGGCGCAGGGCGATCAGAGGCAGGGCCAGGTGCAGCAGCAGGGTATAGAGGTATCTGTTCATGGGCGCGCAGCTTAGCGTCGCCAGCCTGAGCCTGGAAGTGCGATCAGGTCTGCGGGCGCAGCAGCTCCTGCGCCAGGCAGTCGGCCAGCCAGCTGGCCGCAGGGCCGAGGGCGCCGTCGCGGCGCCATACCAGTTCCACCACCAGCGGCAGCGGTGCCCAGTCGCTGCGCAGTTCCTGCAGGTGGCCCTGATAGGTCGGGTACTGCGCCACGTGACGCGGCAGCCAGGCCCAGCCGACGCTGCGGATCACCAGCTCGGCCATCACGTAGAAGCTGTCGGCGCGCCACACCAGCGGGCTGATCTGCTCGCCGCCCGGATAGTGGCTGTCCTGCGGCGTCATCAGCAGTTGGCGATGCTCGGCCAGGTCGCGTCGTTCCACCGAATCGAGCCGCGCCAACGGATGCTGCGGGCTGCACACCGTGACCATTTCGATGGTGCCCAGGCGCTGGCTCTCCAGTTCCCGCGGCATCTGCTCGTGATGAAACAGCAGGCCGAGATCCGCCTGGTGCTGCAGCAGCTTGCGCGCCACGTCGCCCTGGGCGCCGCTGGAAAGCTGAACCTCGAGCAGGGGAAAGGCATTGGCCAGCGCCTCCAGGCTGGCCAGCACCGGCTGGTAGGGCATGGCCTCATCCTGCGCCAGGCGCAGGCGTGCCTCCTCGCCACGGGCCAGGCCCAGCGCGCGGCCATCCAGGCGCTGGCACTGCTGCAGCACGCTGCGTGCTTCCTCCAGCAGCGCCGTTCCCGCTTCGGTCAGGCGCGGCTGGCGTCCGCTGCTGCGCTCGAACAGGGTGACGCCGAGATCGGTTTCGAGCAGGGCGATGGCGGTGCTGACCGCCGACTGCGCGCGCCCGGTTTCCCGCGCCACCGCGGAAAAGGAACGGCATTCGGCGGTGCGCACGAACAGATGCAGCTGGTCGAGGTTCCAGTTCATGGCTGGCCTATCTTCATAGTAGATAGGTAATGACTTTATCCCATCGCCGAATTGCTTAGAATCGCGCCATGTTTCAGGAGTCGCCATCATGCCCGGATACCTCTACCTCGCCATTGCCATCGCCGCCGAAGTGGTCGCCACCACCTCGATGAAGGCCATCGACGGCTTCAGCAAGCCGTTGCCGTTGCTGCTGGTGGTGGGCGGTTACGCGATCGCCTTCTGGATGCTGACCCTGGTGGTGCGCACCATTCCGGTGGGCATCGCCTACGCCATCTGGGCCGGCCTGGGCATCGTGCTGGTCAGCATCGCCGCGCTGTTTCTCTACCAGCAGAAGCTCGACCTGCCGGCCGTGCTCGGCATGGGGTTGATCGTCAGCGGGGTGGTGGTGATTCAGCTGTTCTCGCAATCGACCGGGCACTGATCGGCCGCGGCCGAGGAGGCTGACGGGTTATACTGCGCGCCTGTTTTTTCGCCGAGGCCCGTTCATGTCCCAGTCTCTCAGCACCGATGTCCTGATCGTCGGCGGCGGTATCGCCGGCCTCTGGCTCAATGCGCGTCTGCGCCAGCAGGGCTTCGCCACCGTGCTGGTGGAGTGCGGCAGCCTGGGCGGCGGGCAGAGCCTGAAGTCGCAGGGCATCATTCATGGCGGTGCCAAGTATGCGCTGCACGGTGCGCTCACCGGCGCCTCCGAGGCCATCGCCGACATGCCGCGCCGCTGGCGCGAGGCGCTGGCCGGCACGGGCGAGCTGAACCTCGCCGGCGTGCGCATTCTGTCCGATGCCCATTACCTGTGGTCGCCAGGCACCCTGGCCGGCAACCTCACCAGCTTCTTCGCCAGCAAGGCCGTGCGCGGGCGCGTCGATCAGGTCAAGGGCGAGCAGCTGCCACCGGCTTTGCAGCATCCGAAATTCAAGGGCAAGGTCTATCGCCTGGCCGAGCTGGTGCTCGACGTGCCCAGCCTGATCGCCCGTCTGGCCGAGCTGGCTGGCGATGGCTTGCTCGCCGCGCGGCAGATCGAGCCGCTGCGCGAAGACGGCGAGCTGTGTGGCCTGATCGTCGATGGCCGCGAGATCCGTGCGCAGCGAGTGGTGCTGAGTGCCGGCGCCGGCAACGCCGCACTGCTCGCTGCGCTGGGTGTCGAGCAGCCGGCGCAGCAGTTGCGTCCGCTGCACATGGTGCTGGCCAAGGGGCCGGCGCTGAAACCGCTTTACGCCCATTGTCTCGGCGGCGGGCCGAAGCCGCGGGTGACCGTCACCACCCATCCGGCGGCCGATGGCCAGTGGGTCTGGTACCTCGGCGGCGATCTGGCCGAGGCCGATGGCGTGGCCCGTGACGAGTCGGCGCAGATTCAGGCGGCGCAGAAGGAAATGGCGGCGTTGCTGCCCTGGGTCGATCAGAGCCAGACGCGCTGGGCCACGTTGCGCGTGGACCGTGCCGAGCCCGCGCAGTCCGGCCTGGTACGGCCGGACAACGCCTTTCTCGCCGAGCAGCAGCGCCTGCTGGTGGGCTGGCCGACCAAGCTGGCGCTGGCGCCGGACTTCGCCGATCGCGTGCTGGCGAGCCTGCAGCGCGACGGGGTGCAGCCGGCCACTCATGCGCCGCTGCCGGAGCTGCCGCGCCCGGCGCTGGGTCAGCCGATCTGGGAGGCACTGCTGCCATGAAAAGCACATTGCACGACCTGCACCGCCCGCTGGGTTCCACCGGCCTGATGGTCTCGCCGCTTGGCCTCGGTACGGTCAAGCTCGGTCGTGATCAGGGCGTCAAATACCCCAACGGCTTCACCATCCCAGACGATGCCCGGGCCTCGGCCCTGCTGCGCCAGGCCCGCGAGCTGGGCATCAACCTGATCGACACCGCTCCGGCCTACGGTATCAGCGAGCAGCGTCTCGGCCCGCTGCTGCGTGGTCAGCGCGATGAGTGGGTGATCGTCAGCAAGACGGGCGAGGAATTCGAGGGCGGCCAGTCGCACTTCGATTTCTCCCCGGCACACACGCGGCTGTCGGTGGAGCGCAGCCTCAAGCGTCTGCAGACGGACCGCATCGACCTGCTGCTGGTGCATTCCGATGGCAACGACCTCAGCGTGCTGCGCGATACGGGGGTGTACGAGACGCTGGCCTCGCTCAAGCGCGAGGGCAAGATCCTCGCCTATGGCCTCTCCGGCAAGACGGTCGAGGGCGGGCTGCTGGCGCTGGAACTGGGCGACTGCGCCATGGTCACCTATAACCTGAGCGAGCAGGGCGAAAAGCCGGTGCTGGACTACGCTGCCAGTCACGCCAAGGGCATTCTGATCAAGAAGGCCCTGGCCAGCGGGCACGCCTGCCTGGCCGAGGGTGTCGATCCGGTGCGTGCCAGCTTCGAGCTGATCTTCGATCACCCGGGGGTCAGCAGTGCCATCGTCGGTACCATCAACCCGGCCCATCTGGCGGCCAACGTGGCCACCGCCGCGGCGGTGCTGCAGGACATCTGCTGAGTCGTCACGTCCTCTTACAGGCTCGGGTTGTGCTGGGCGCTGTGCTTGGGGCAGCCTTGAGCCGTTTTCGCTTCACCCTGACCCACGCATGGATCCCGGCTGCCTGGCCGGGGGCATGACCAGCCGGATGAAGGAGTCGAGATGCCGCGTACGCTGATCCGCAAGGACCCGAGTAACTTCAAGACCCTGCCGTTGTTCGTCGAGGCCGGACCGGACGGGCTGCGATACCAGAGCCTGGGGCAGCCGCTGAACTTCCGCCAGATGCTCGAGCGGCGCCGCCCGGTAGAGGTGGCGGACAGCTCGCGCTTTGCCGTGGAGCTGGCCAACCTTGGCGTCTCGGTGCGCCTGACCTTGCGCCTGCAGGGGCGTGACTACTGGCTGCTGGTGCGTCAGCGCCGTCCTGATCGGGGCGACACCGTGCTCAAGCTGATCTCCGGTTACGTGCCAGCACATGAACTCAACCTGCCATTGCTCACCGCCATTCAGGAGGTGGCCGAGGAGTGCCTGCTGGAGAGTGCTGACGGCTGGTTGTCCGGGCGCTTCGCCGATACCTGGCTGCCGACGCCCTATCAGGGCGCGCTGCGCTACCGCGAGGCCAGTCATTTTCGCCTGAGC
Coding sequences:
- a CDS encoding DMT family transporter, yielding MPGYLYLAIAIAAEVVATTSMKAIDGFSKPLPLLLVVGGYAIAFWMLTLVVRTIPVGIAYAIWAGLGIVLVSIAALFLYQQKLDLPAVLGMGLIVSGVVVIQLFSQSTGH
- a CDS encoding metal ABC transporter ATPase — encoded protein: MPRTLIRKDPSNFKTLPLFVEAGPDGLRYQSLGQPLNFRQMLERRRPVEVADSSRFAVELANLGVSVRLTLRLQGRDYWLLVRQRRPDRGDTVLKLISGYVPAHELNLPLLTAIQEVAEECLLESADGWLSGRFADTWLPTPYQGALRYREASHFRLSPLSGAARPVQCGNLTLLERPRAYVHLPTASLQLVYDLSLELPRDARQLSLFHVDECLEDGQLVARLERRRPDIYLLALQRGVPNGGLFTLRKGELLPANTRGLWLSESFAEQDGWLVRDERVRWKDWLRRCGVQPQPQPQPRRALVGAS
- the waaA gene encoding lipid IV(A) 3-deoxy-D-manno-octulosonic acid transferase, encoding MNRYLYTLLLHLALPLIALRLALRARKAPAYARRVRERFSFGLPAMKPGGIWVHAVSVGESIAAAPMIRALQAHYPDLPITVTCMTPTGSERIQALFGDSVQHCYLPYDLPWAASRFLQRVQPRLAVVMETELWPNHIHQCAKRGIPVALANARLSQRSARGYARLRKLTAPMLAELSLIAVQTQAEAERFLDLGARPNCVEVTGSIKFDLKIDAELPRRASELRHQWQAERRPLWIAASTHAGEDEIILAAHRQLLLARPDALLILVPRHPERFNAVHELCLNLGLTTRRRSSGEAVQAGDQVLLGDTMGELLFLYALADVAFVGGSLVANGGHNLLEPAALGKPVLSGPHLFNFLEIAAQLREAGALGEVQDATDLADEVEALWREPDRAERMREAGLQVLRANQGALDRLLEGLRRLM
- a CDS encoding FAD-dependent oxidoreductase → MSQSLSTDVLIVGGGIAGLWLNARLRQQGFATVLVECGSLGGGQSLKSQGIIHGGAKYALHGALTGASEAIADMPRRWREALAGTGELNLAGVRILSDAHYLWSPGTLAGNLTSFFASKAVRGRVDQVKGEQLPPALQHPKFKGKVYRLAELVLDVPSLIARLAELAGDGLLAARQIEPLREDGELCGLIVDGREIRAQRVVLSAGAGNAALLAALGVEQPAQQLRPLHMVLAKGPALKPLYAHCLGGGPKPRVTVTTHPAADGQWVWYLGGDLAEADGVARDESAQIQAAQKEMAALLPWVDQSQTRWATLRVDRAEPAQSGLVRPDNAFLAEQQRLLVGWPTKLALAPDFADRVLASLQRDGVQPATHAPLPELPRPALGQPIWEALLP
- a CDS encoding LysR family transcriptional regulator; this translates as MNWNLDQLHLFVRTAECRSFSAVARETGRAQSAVSTAIALLETDLGVTLFERSSGRQPRLTEAGTALLEEARSVLQQCQRLDGRALGLARGEEARLRLAQDEAMPYQPVLASLEALANAFPLLEVQLSSGAQGDVARKLLQHQADLGLLFHHEQMPRELESQRLGTIEMVTVCSPQHPLARLDSVERRDLAEHRQLLMTPQDSHYPGGEQISPLVWRADSFYVMAELVIRSVGWAWLPRHVAQYPTYQGHLQELRSDWAPLPLVVELVWRRDGALGPAASWLADCLAQELLRPQT
- a CDS encoding aldo/keto reductase translates to MKSTLHDLHRPLGSTGLMVSPLGLGTVKLGRDQGVKYPNGFTIPDDARASALLRQARELGINLIDTAPAYGISEQRLGPLLRGQRDEWVIVSKTGEEFEGGQSHFDFSPAHTRLSVERSLKRLQTDRIDLLLVHSDGNDLSVLRDTGVYETLASLKREGKILAYGLSGKTVEGGLLALELGDCAMVTYNLSEQGEKPVLDYAASHAKGILIKKALASGHACLAEGVDPVRASFELIFDHPGVSSAIVGTINPAHLAANVATAAAVLQDIC